Proteins found in one Oceaniferula flava genomic segment:
- a CDS encoding endonuclease/exonuclease/phosphatase family protein produces MRLMTYNIRCAIDRRKKHRQWPKRLELMADQIQQASIAGFQEVLPNQLDDLKKVMRNHRYVGVGRSLGDHDGEHVPIFYETKRWQKVESGHFWLSATPDIPGSTTWGNRIPRMCTWLRLIDRSSRRGLYVFNTHLDHLSWKSRRLSAQLLLATIQNRPSPGDPVVLMGDFNCRPGSTPLKTLLRDKRQLIDSFSKSSELPNASSTYNGWRPSKKGRRRIDFILLSPSLKLRNSQILCISRGSTVASDHHPVVADLDWA; encoded by the coding sequence ATGCGTTTAATGACCTACAACATCCGCTGCGCCATCGATCGTCGAAAAAAGCATCGACAGTGGCCGAAGCGATTGGAACTCATGGCGGATCAGATCCAACAAGCCAGCATTGCGGGTTTCCAAGAGGTTTTACCAAATCAGTTAGACGATCTGAAAAAGGTCATGCGCAATCATCGCTATGTGGGAGTAGGAAGAAGCCTTGGAGATCATGACGGAGAACATGTGCCCATTTTCTATGAAACCAAACGATGGCAGAAAGTTGAAAGCGGCCACTTCTGGTTATCAGCCACACCCGACATCCCAGGATCCACCACCTGGGGAAACCGCATTCCACGCATGTGCACCTGGCTTCGCTTGATTGATCGCTCTAGCCGTCGAGGTCTTTACGTTTTCAACACCCACCTCGACCACCTCTCATGGAAATCGAGAAGGCTTTCGGCTCAGTTGTTGTTAGCAACCATCCAAAACCGTCCTTCCCCCGGTGATCCGGTGGTGCTGATGGGCGACTTTAATTGTCGGCCCGGAAGCACCCCACTAAAAACCTTACTCCGCGATAAAAGGCAATTGATAGATAGCTTTTCAAAGAGCTCTGAACTGCCAAACGCCAGCAGCACTTATAATGGCTGGCGACCGAGTAAAAAGGGCCGAAGGAGGATTGATTTCATCCTTCTTTCCCCCTCGCTGAAGCTACGGAATTCTCAGATCTTATGTATTTCCCGTGGTTCCACGGTGGCCTCGGACCACCATCCCGTGGTGGCAGACCTTGACTGGGCATAG
- a CDS encoding Gfo/Idh/MocA family protein, with amino-acid sequence MNDNSISRRPFLKTAIGAGLAATLVQGRAQQDDDSPDKKKLGWAIVGLGGLSKGRIGPALIKTKHAHMAGVVTGTAEKAKEWQKKYGFKDSGIYNYDNFDEVIKNPDIDVVYLVLPNSMHKEFTLRAAKAGKHVYVEKPMATSPEECREMIDACDKAGVKLGVAYRLQFEPHHKEMIRFAKDKTFGNVRHMDAGFCFRMGGSDGWRLKKAMGGGALFDVGVYAIQGARYVFGEEPVTVSALETKTDPKKFAEVDETVTWTMQFASGKTANLICSFNMGGYNQLTVFADKGRFGMAPCFGTRGQKGWTSDPKTPLNFPQTDHFQVQMDIFSQAIMDGKDSTVSGLEGLKDHLVMEAIFKSIASGKAEAVGKV; translated from the coding sequence ATGAATGATAACTCGATTTCCCGCCGACCATTTTTAAAGACGGCCATTGGCGCTGGCCTGGCAGCAACGCTCGTTCAGGGGCGGGCCCAGCAGGATGATGACAGCCCGGATAAGAAAAAGTTGGGCTGGGCCATCGTGGGGCTCGGCGGGCTGAGCAAGGGTCGGATTGGTCCGGCGCTGATAAAAACCAAACACGCCCACATGGCCGGCGTGGTCACCGGCACAGCGGAGAAAGCCAAGGAGTGGCAGAAAAAATACGGATTCAAGGACAGCGGGATTTATAACTACGACAACTTTGACGAGGTCATCAAGAACCCGGATATCGACGTGGTTTACCTGGTGTTACCGAACTCGATGCACAAGGAGTTCACCCTCAGAGCGGCGAAGGCCGGCAAGCATGTCTATGTGGAAAAACCCATGGCCACCTCACCGGAGGAGTGCCGCGAAATGATCGACGCCTGTGACAAGGCCGGGGTAAAATTGGGCGTGGCCTACCGACTGCAATTCGAGCCTCACCACAAGGAAATGATCCGCTTTGCCAAGGACAAGACCTTTGGAAATGTTCGCCACATGGATGCCGGTTTTTGTTTTCGGATGGGCGGCTCGGACGGCTGGCGCTTGAAGAAAGCCATGGGCGGCGGAGCGCTGTTCGATGTCGGAGTCTACGCCATCCAGGGCGCGCGCTACGTGTTCGGTGAAGAGCCGGTGACCGTGAGTGCGTTGGAAACCAAAACCGATCCGAAAAAGTTTGCCGAAGTGGACGAAACCGTGACCTGGACGATGCAGTTTGCGTCCGGAAAAACCGCCAACCTGATCTGCTCCTTCAACATGGGAGGATACAATCAGCTCACGGTCTTCGCCGACAAAGGCCGCTTTGGTATGGCTCCTTGTTTTGGCACACGGGGGCAGAAAGGCTGGACGTCTGATCCCAAAACCCCTCTGAACTTTCCGCAGACCGATCACTTTCAGGTGCAGATGGACATCTTTTCCCAAGCCATCATGGATGGGAAGGACTCCACGGTCAGTGGCCTTGAGGGGCTCAAGGACCACCTTGTGATGGAAGCGATCTTTAAGTCCATCGCCAGCGGCAAGGCCGAGGCGGTGGGCAAGGTGTGA
- a CDS encoding thioredoxin family protein produces the protein MPGWHQQTKKLVANGQLAVAGIVQEQHPDRAALYMQWQQMDWPVLSDPFNDLAISAVPITLLIDEHGIIRYRNPKPKDLQRFLQTTYSDQAEKQPVRLLPRGIEELESLLAQSPKNATAHFRLGVAYRMRFDSEKRQFDDFAKAMSHWQTALELNPNQYIWRRRIQQYGPRLDKPYSFYDWVSQARRDISQRGEVALPLSAEPSGAEFAVPSRSAGRGKKETALKHPDPQGQVARDTKGLVSSRTVIVASTNRKKSAVRVHLTLQPGELTTWTNDAGNVSFHLDPDSPVEVRDLKIPTLPKSDSSAETRVVEFELHPKAGQPLPDKISASAFYYVCTKSDHTCQFLRSDMMITLKK, from the coding sequence GTGCCAGGTTGGCATCAGCAAACAAAGAAACTCGTCGCCAATGGTCAGTTGGCTGTCGCTGGGATTGTGCAGGAGCAGCACCCTGATAGGGCCGCGCTCTATATGCAATGGCAGCAGATGGACTGGCCGGTCTTGTCCGATCCCTTCAATGATCTCGCCATCTCCGCCGTGCCCATCACCCTACTCATTGATGAACACGGCATCATCCGCTATCGCAACCCCAAGCCGAAAGACCTTCAGCGATTTCTGCAAACGACGTATTCAGACCAGGCGGAAAAGCAGCCGGTCCGCTTGCTGCCGCGGGGGATCGAGGAGTTAGAGTCTCTACTCGCCCAGTCGCCGAAGAATGCGACGGCGCACTTCCGACTTGGTGTGGCCTACCGGATGCGCTTCGATTCTGAAAAGAGGCAATTTGACGACTTCGCCAAGGCGATGAGCCACTGGCAGACCGCGCTGGAGCTCAACCCGAACCAATACATCTGGCGTCGGCGCATTCAGCAGTATGGTCCCCGCCTTGATAAACCTTACTCGTTTTACGATTGGGTTAGCCAAGCTCGCCGCGATATCTCGCAGCGGGGAGAGGTCGCACTACCACTGAGTGCGGAACCTTCGGGCGCGGAGTTCGCGGTTCCTTCACGATCTGCTGGGCGCGGGAAAAAAGAGACAGCTCTCAAGCACCCCGACCCCCAAGGCCAAGTAGCGCGTGATACCAAGGGACTGGTGAGCTCTCGCACCGTGATCGTCGCCTCCACCAATCGTAAGAAGTCCGCCGTGCGCGTTCATCTCACCCTGCAACCCGGCGAGCTAACAACGTGGACCAATGATGCCGGTAACGTCAGCTTTCATCTCGACCCCGATTCTCCCGTGGAGGTGCGCGATTTGAAAATCCCAACACTGCCGAAGTCGGACAGCAGCGCGGAAACGCGGGTCGTTGAGTTCGAGTTGCACCCAAAAGCCGGTCAGCCTCTGCCCGACAAGATCTCAGCCTCCGCCTTCTACTACGTCTGCACCAAGAGCGATCACACCTGCCAATTTCTGCGCAGCGACATGATGATCACCTTGAAAAAATGA
- a CDS encoding redoxin domain-containing protein, with product MKRFNMFAAAIALISMPMLQAANQPAAVKVGDKAPDFTLTSTDHKQVSLSDYAGKQLILVFSRAHW from the coding sequence ATGAAACGATTCAACATGTTCGCGGCGGCCATCGCCCTAATCAGCATGCCGATGCTCCAGGCGGCCAACCAGCCGGCGGCGGTGAAGGTCGGTGACAAGGCTCCCGACTTCACCCTCACCAGCACCGATCACAAGCAGGTGTCACTCTCGGACTATGCTGGTAAGCAGCTGATTCTGGTGTTCAGTAGGGCCCATTGGTGA
- a CDS encoding phospholipase D-like domain-containing protein — protein sequence MTALEIILSLTTALLVFMIWRLTRHQECVYHDDPDGNIQDSLHALAGATHGTLLDGNAVELIKNEHFFPAVIEAIGEAQRTVHLETFLWKQGKASEMITDALVEASQRGLWVRVMVDARGGSNMGKGTRQRLEKAGVELYNFHPISPMNFGRFNIRDHRKILVLDGTSAFVGGHCITDQWLEDQEKFSRFQDVTARFTGPIVGSIQSTFALNWAEAARQHFLDEDTFPPLDPCGDIKAHVASIKPDNAPSSVQVLHYIAIALAKKTIRIQNPYFLPDSRGIEALKQAVQRGVDVQIMTPGPDSTDSTYVTYAGRKIYDQLLNIGVRIHEYQVTLLHQKVFTIDGQWAGIGSSNFDDRSFEINNEITVGIASEKVTGELDQLFKDNLRHCEEIKLNSWRQRSWLPRLKERLCHLCHEQF from the coding sequence ATGACTGCATTAGAAATCATCCTGAGCCTAACAACCGCTCTCCTCGTCTTCATGATCTGGCGACTCACTCGCCACCAAGAGTGCGTCTATCACGATGACCCGGATGGCAACATCCAGGATTCACTGCATGCACTCGCTGGCGCCACACACGGAACATTGTTAGACGGCAACGCGGTGGAGCTGATTAAGAACGAGCATTTCTTTCCTGCAGTCATTGAGGCCATCGGCGAAGCCCAGCGGACGGTGCACTTGGAAACCTTTCTTTGGAAACAGGGCAAGGCTTCCGAGATGATCACTGACGCACTGGTGGAAGCCTCTCAGCGTGGACTCTGGGTGCGCGTCATGGTGGATGCCCGAGGTGGCTCAAACATGGGGAAAGGCACCCGACAACGACTCGAGAAAGCGGGTGTGGAGCTCTACAATTTCCACCCCATTTCCCCCATGAACTTCGGTCGATTCAACATCCGCGATCACCGGAAGATCTTGGTGCTAGATGGCACCAGTGCCTTCGTAGGGGGGCACTGTATCACCGACCAGTGGCTGGAAGATCAGGAGAAGTTCAGTCGTTTCCAAGATGTCACCGCCAGGTTCACCGGTCCGATCGTGGGCTCCATCCAGTCGACCTTTGCGCTCAACTGGGCGGAGGCGGCGCGGCAGCATTTTCTGGATGAGGACACCTTCCCTCCCCTCGATCCGTGCGGCGACATCAAGGCCCACGTGGCATCCATCAAGCCAGACAACGCGCCGTCCTCAGTGCAGGTGCTGCACTACATCGCCATTGCCTTGGCTAAGAAGACCATCCGAATTCAAAACCCCTATTTCCTCCCCGACTCACGTGGAATCGAGGCCCTCAAACAGGCCGTGCAACGAGGCGTCGATGTCCAGATCATGACCCCAGGTCCGGACTCCACTGACTCCACCTACGTGACCTACGCCGGTCGGAAAATATACGATCAGCTACTGAACATCGGTGTTCGAATCCACGAATATCAAGTGACCTTACTGCATCAAAAAGTCTTCACCATCGACGGTCAATGGGCGGGTATCGGATCCTCGAACTTCGACGATCGATCGTTCGAGATCAACAACGAGATCACCGTCGGCATAGCCTCGGAAAAAGTAACCGGCGAGCTCGACCAGCTTTTTAAAGACAACCTGAGACACTGCGAGGAAATCAAGTTGAACAGCTGGCGGCAGCGGTCGTGGTTACCCAGACTGAAGGAAAGATTATGTCACCTCTGCCATGAACAATTCTAA
- a CDS encoding glycoside hydrolase family 95 protein, producing the protein MSENSKAEGNLISRRFFLRHSTLATAALGMAPHTSFGAMQSTPTSPTNNSRPLSLWYSRPAENWMKEALPIGNGPMGAMLFGGTELERIQFNEISLWSGDRMAPEGTVLGDSEEEETINLGSHQAFGDIFIRLGHESSKVSNYRRELDIDRAVHTVSYDYKGVRYTQTAFASHPAKVIVVKLSASKPGAYTGRVWLTDMHEAKIRLAKNRFKAVGKMSNGFEYESQLQVLHEGGELKPGKPENSLSSPMSPLGLEFHGCDSVTLVLGAGTNFAQDHSKEWLGEHPHEKVTRSVAAASAKDYKDLLAEHISDYQSLFHRFAIDLGSTDSKLAAKNTAERLAAYTSDKTADPEIEALFCQFGRYLLISCSRPGALPANLQGVWNHSNIPVWAGDYHSNINLEMNYWPVETANIAECHEPFIDYVDSIRKPSAQITRVQYGDVRGWTIRTMNNACGIGYWKWNGPGSAWYAQHLWEHYAFGRDKKYLRETAYPIMKEICHFWEDHLKRRPDGTLVTPDGWSPEQYKYEPEEGVTYDQEIIYDLFNNTVEAADALGDDKAFRDHIAAMRDALLKPAIGRWGQLKEWEIDKDDPKDKHRHVSHLFALFPGRQISMAQTPKLAEAARVSLNARGDASTGWSRAWKINFWARLGDGNRAHKLLRSLINLVGETRTIYGNSGGGVYSNLLCSHPPFQIDGNLGATAGYCEMLVQSHAEQIQLLPALPKSWPTGSLKGLRARGGFEVDMTWKDGKLSAVTIHSKSGQPCVVVYGKQEWKFDTLAGKSYPLPLA; encoded by the coding sequence ATGTCCGAGAATTCCAAAGCAGAGGGCAACCTCATCTCCAGGCGTTTTTTCCTACGCCATTCGACCCTCGCCACTGCCGCGCTCGGCATGGCACCACACACCTCATTTGGCGCAATGCAATCCACACCTACAAGTCCAACAAACAACTCCCGCCCACTTTCACTCTGGTACAGCCGACCCGCTGAAAACTGGATGAAGGAAGCGCTACCGATCGGTAACGGACCGATGGGTGCGATGCTCTTCGGCGGCACGGAGCTCGAGCGTATTCAGTTCAATGAAATCAGCCTGTGGAGTGGCGATCGCATGGCTCCGGAAGGCACGGTTCTAGGCGACAGCGAAGAGGAGGAAACCATCAACCTCGGATCCCATCAGGCGTTTGGCGACATTTTCATCCGCCTCGGTCATGAATCCAGCAAAGTCAGTAACTACCGACGCGAACTGGACATCGATCGCGCTGTGCACACGGTGAGCTACGACTACAAAGGTGTGCGCTACACCCAGACCGCCTTTGCCAGTCATCCGGCGAAGGTTATTGTGGTCAAGTTATCCGCCAGCAAACCGGGCGCCTACACCGGGCGCGTCTGGCTCACCGACATGCACGAGGCCAAGATCCGTCTGGCCAAAAACCGCTTCAAGGCCGTCGGCAAGATGTCGAACGGGTTTGAATACGAATCACAACTTCAGGTGCTGCACGAAGGTGGCGAGCTGAAGCCAGGCAAGCCGGAGAACTCACTGAGCAGCCCGATGTCACCATTGGGTCTCGAGTTCCACGGCTGCGACAGCGTCACCCTGGTGCTTGGCGCCGGCACGAACTTCGCGCAGGATCACAGCAAGGAATGGCTAGGCGAACACCCGCATGAAAAAGTGACCCGCAGCGTCGCCGCGGCCTCGGCCAAGGACTACAAAGATCTGCTCGCCGAGCATATTAGCGATTATCAATCCCTGTTCCACCGCTTCGCCATCGACCTCGGAAGCACCGACAGCAAACTCGCGGCCAAAAACACCGCGGAGCGACTCGCTGCATACACCAGTGACAAGACAGCCGACCCGGAAATCGAAGCTCTTTTCTGCCAGTTTGGTCGCTACCTGTTAATCTCCTGCTCGCGCCCCGGTGCCCTGCCGGCCAACCTGCAAGGTGTCTGGAACCACAGCAACATCCCCGTCTGGGCGGGCGATTATCACTCGAACATCAACTTGGAAATGAACTACTGGCCGGTGGAAACCGCCAACATTGCCGAGTGCCATGAGCCGTTCATTGATTACGTCGACAGCATCCGCAAACCCAGTGCCCAGATCACACGCGTGCAATACGGTGACGTCCGCGGCTGGACCATCCGCACCATGAACAACGCCTGCGGCATCGGCTACTGGAAGTGGAATGGCCCTGGCAGCGCCTGGTATGCCCAACACCTGTGGGAGCACTACGCCTTTGGTCGCGATAAGAAATATCTGCGTGAAACCGCCTACCCGATCATGAAGGAGATCTGCCACTTCTGGGAGGATCACCTGAAACGCCGCCCCGACGGCACCCTGGTCACTCCGGATGGATGGTCGCCAGAGCAGTACAAGTATGAGCCGGAGGAAGGCGTCACCTACGATCAGGAAATCATTTACGATCTGTTCAACAACACCGTCGAAGCCGCCGACGCCTTGGGCGACGACAAGGCCTTCCGGGATCACATCGCCGCCATGCGCGATGCACTCTTGAAGCCCGCCATCGGACGCTGGGGACAGCTCAAGGAATGGGAGATCGACAAAGATGATCCCAAGGACAAACACCGCCACGTTTCCCACCTCTTCGCCCTCTTCCCCGGTCGTCAGATCAGCATGGCCCAGACACCGAAGCTGGCCGAGGCCGCCCGGGTCTCACTCAATGCCCGCGGAGACGCCAGCACCGGCTGGAGTCGCGCATGGAAAATCAACTTCTGGGCACGCTTGGGCGATGGCAACCGCGCGCACAAGTTACTCCGCAGCCTGATCAACCTGGTGGGCGAAACCCGCACCATCTACGGCAACAGCGGCGGCGGCGTCTACTCCAACTTGCTCTGCTCACACCCTCCGTTCCAGATCGATGGCAACCTCGGTGCCACCGCCGGCTACTGCGAGATGTTAGTCCAGAGTCATGCGGAACAAATCCAGCTGCTCCCCGCCCTTCCCAAATCTTGGCCGACGGGTTCCCTGAAGGGCCTGCGTGCTCGCGGTGGATTCGAAGTCGATATGACGTGGAAAGACGGCAAGCTCAGCGCCGTCACCATCCATTCGAAATCGGGTCAACCGTGCGTGGTGGTCTACGGGAAGCAGGAGTGGAAATTCGACACCCTTGCCGGAAAGTCCTACCCGCTGCCCCTAGCGTAG
- a CDS encoding outer membrane protein, with the protein MKKTLATVLSLPSIAFAGPSEMAPQQIHVSPTLHDEPDWFIGASGGFLLDAEDEFYSLQIGKRIDNLGDWKQSLFLDIGYSELKNDGDELNLEESFNLTSDDSFTGDADIEADFIPITLNYMLERELTTNLNFYMGVGAGVAIIDADGDFDDPANSIDDSGNDSKSTFFAQAFLGLSYDFNPNLSLYGGARYMYIDDYSLTTNSGSKIEVDDNDDVLVEMGIRVRF; encoded by the coding sequence ATGAAAAAAACATTAGCTACTGTCCTGAGTTTACCTTCCATCGCATTTGCCGGCCCCTCCGAGATGGCCCCTCAGCAGATTCATGTCAGCCCCACTCTTCATGATGAGCCCGATTGGTTCATCGGCGCATCCGGCGGCTTCTTGCTTGATGCCGAAGACGAATTCTACTCCCTGCAAATTGGCAAACGCATCGACAACTTGGGCGACTGGAAACAGTCCCTCTTCCTCGACATCGGTTACTCAGAACTGAAGAACGACGGTGACGAACTGAACCTCGAAGAGTCGTTTAACCTCACCTCCGACGACAGCTTCACTGGCGATGCCGACATCGAAGCGGACTTCATTCCCATCACCCTGAACTACATGCTCGAAAGAGAGCTGACTACCAACCTGAACTTCTACATGGGAGTGGGTGCCGGTGTCGCTATCATTGATGCTGATGGTGATTTTGACGATCCAGCGAACTCCATTGACGATTCTGGAAACGACAGCAAGTCGACCTTCTTTGCCCAAGCATTCCTAGGCCTGTCGTATGACTTTAACCCAAACCTGAGCCTCTATGGCGGAGCTCGCTACATGTATATCGATGACTACTCATTGACTACTAACAGCGGATCGAAGATCGAAGTTGACGACAATGATGACGTCCTTGTGGAGATGGGGATCCGTGTTCGCTTCTAG
- a CDS encoding endonuclease/exonuclease/phosphatase family protein — MRRIKLYLAPLLPFFSLIPTAGLQADDKVLAGWNDFSSAYAAHRAESGAKAAVGDVKNVSGSLWGGDGARHTWGSTDGTYGPSQAVGNTDTNGVMSLRIDRPTIQFSVKNNSTRNIHLSKVVFDFASINGNSPQNLNLYYESGDLTNANGGSQAETLLARWESILNGLGATSDYEDKELDLSQLADQILAPGEEANFRFEVDTANVNNQALGMDNIAILGDYADFSIVTYNIHGGKGSGDSTYNRQNIIDFRDNFLQGEDVICLQEVDFQNGWWTDIKSILSDYPYTYQTVNETTKYWWSTSETSIAILSKIPFESTHSQLIQTDPGGDEWERHAQYVTIKLGNDTVHIFHFHNTYNFNDNDFESEKEGLTKLRDNYVYPQLGITALNQADKLIMLGDFNLLHEDVTEILPTTDHKYNGRDHVNSMKVHSHDGHYTTVSAALSDHPAVWATMDIQAPSPNPLTWSFAPATFGAGSIKMEVSLTTDPAEVEYYFTNTSVADGSHDSGWQDSPVYLDTGLDDGVTYSYSVVARDKSANANASGALTGSAMAVINTVTPPYSESFEAGTSGDWAQSTDDDYNWMNHTGGTETAASGPSGASDGSYYLYAEGHHGLGAYKTSSIEALFDFSSMTSPSMRFDYHMYGPYIDYLSLDVHDGTSWTNGVWFKDNQQHSSSSDQWSTADIDLSAYAGNANIKLRFRTANTRWNAADPAIDNIQVDEAQNFSYQAWSESSIVADPDNPDNAPTADPDQDGMNNETEWMLNTDPLKSDSAVSPMTQEGETMTFEYSRRKLESVTIQAEWSSDLTESSWKTIGLTEEVTADDGDIETITVTVPMDMEHKFIRIKVVQH; from the coding sequence ATGCGCAGAATCAAACTCTACCTCGCCCCCCTTCTTCCCTTTTTCAGCCTCATTCCCACAGCCGGACTGCAGGCAGATGACAAGGTATTAGCGGGCTGGAATGACTTTTCCTCCGCCTACGCGGCTCATCGGGCCGAGTCAGGTGCCAAAGCTGCCGTCGGCGATGTCAAAAACGTTTCCGGCTCTCTCTGGGGTGGTGATGGCGCGAGGCACACATGGGGATCGACCGACGGAACATACGGCCCCAGCCAAGCAGTCGGCAATACCGACACCAATGGCGTCATGAGTCTCCGGATCGACCGACCCACGATTCAGTTCTCTGTAAAAAACAACAGCACACGCAACATTCACCTCAGCAAGGTGGTGTTCGATTTCGCAAGCATCAACGGAAACTCTCCGCAAAACTTGAATCTCTATTACGAAAGCGGAGACCTCACGAATGCAAACGGAGGTTCACAGGCTGAAACCCTTCTCGCGCGGTGGGAGTCGATCTTAAATGGACTGGGGGCCACTTCCGACTACGAGGACAAAGAACTCGATCTCAGCCAGCTGGCTGATCAGATCCTAGCCCCCGGCGAAGAAGCCAACTTCCGCTTTGAAGTCGATACCGCCAATGTCAATAATCAGGCACTTGGAATGGACAACATCGCCATCCTTGGTGATTACGCGGACTTTTCCATCGTGACCTACAACATCCATGGAGGAAAAGGCAGCGGTGACAGCACCTACAACCGCCAGAACATCATCGATTTCCGCGATAACTTCCTCCAGGGCGAAGATGTGATTTGCCTGCAGGAGGTCGATTTTCAGAACGGCTGGTGGACGGACATTAAAAGCATCCTCTCTGATTATCCTTACACCTATCAGACGGTCAATGAGACAACCAAATACTGGTGGTCGACCTCGGAAACATCCATTGCCATCCTATCCAAAATTCCCTTCGAAAGCACCCACAGCCAACTTATCCAAACGGACCCGGGCGGCGACGAATGGGAACGACACGCCCAGTATGTCACCATCAAGCTGGGTAACGACACAGTGCACATCTTCCATTTCCACAATACTTACAATTTCAACGACAACGATTTTGAATCGGAAAAGGAAGGTCTGACGAAGCTGCGCGATAACTATGTCTACCCACAACTCGGCATCACAGCACTCAATCAGGCGGACAAGTTGATCATGCTCGGTGATTTCAACCTCTTACACGAAGACGTCACTGAAATCCTCCCCACCACCGATCACAAATACAATGGTCGAGATCACGTCAACAGCATGAAGGTCCACAGCCACGATGGCCACTACACCACCGTCTCAGCGGCCTTGTCCGATCACCCGGCGGTGTGGGCCACCATGGATATTCAGGCCCCCAGCCCCAACCCTCTAACTTGGTCCTTCGCTCCAGCCACCTTCGGAGCCGGCTCGATTAAGATGGAGGTATCCCTCACCACCGACCCTGCGGAGGTGGAATATTATTTCACCAACACCAGTGTCGCAGACGGCTCCCATGATAGTGGCTGGCAGGACAGCCCTGTCTACTTGGATACAGGTCTCGACGATGGAGTCACCTACAGCTACTCGGTAGTGGCCCGTGACAAATCCGCCAACGCCAACGCCTCTGGAGCGCTCACAGGATCAGCGATGGCTGTCATTAATACCGTTACCCCTCCCTACTCCGAAAGTTTCGAGGCTGGAACAAGCGGCGACTGGGCACAGTCAACAGACGATGATTACAATTGGATGAACCACACTGGAGGAACGGAAACAGCAGCGTCCGGCCCGAGTGGAGCCTCCGACGGTAGCTACTACCTCTACGCAGAAGGACACCACGGATTAGGCGCTTACAAGACATCTTCGATTGAAGCTCTCTTCGACTTCAGCTCAATGACCTCGCCATCCATGCGATTCGACTATCACATGTATGGTCCCTATATCGACTATCTCTCTCTTGATGTGCACGATGGCACAAGCTGGACCAACGGGGTGTGGTTCAAAGACAACCAACAGCATTCCAGCAGCTCCGATCAGTGGTCCACAGCTGACATCGATCTCTCAGCCTATGCTGGCAACGCAAATATCAAACTCCGCTTCCGGACTGCCAACACTCGCTGGAATGCCGCCGATCCAGCCATCGACAACATCCAGGTCGACGAAGCCCAGAACTTTTCCTATCAGGCATGGTCTGAGTCGTCCATCGTCGCCGATCCGGACAACCCCGACAATGCACCCACGGCCGATCCGGATCAGGACGGCATGAACAATGAGACGGAATGGATGTTAAACACCGATCCCCTCAAGTCGGATTCCGCCGTTTCCCCGATGACTCAAGAAGGCGAGACCATGACGTTTGAGTACAGTCGCCGGAAGTTGGAAAGCGTCACCATCCAAGCCGAGTGGTCGTCCGACCTCACAGAATCCAGCTGGAAAACCATCGGGCTGACCGAGGAAGTCACCGCCGATGATGGCGACATCGAAACCATCACCGTGACCGTGCCTATGGACATGGAACACAAATTCATCCGGATTAAGGTGGTGCAACACTAA